In one window of Leptospira sp. WS92.C1 DNA:
- a CDS encoding aldo/keto reductase encodes MIHLDPFQNLYQKSSWKGTSNAEGTRVFSENSPLGKKQKESTDSLSPYFKFRGRTLSRIAFGCYRVGLESPEHKKALELSFQEGFNVIDTSSNYGNGESESLVGEVLKQKIENGDFKRENVFIISKAGYIQGKNLQIVSELEKNNKEFPEITYYQEGCYHCIHPDFLEDQLERSRKRLGLETLDVFLLHNPEYFLMDREKHNVPKDKAIREYYERIKNAFRFLENKRNEGKILYYGISSNTFPENPEKYTATSLLRVIEIAKEIQKEFNLKESGFAVVQFPANVLERGFLESKFNGKSLIEIIQENGLLPLVNRPLNAIGSSGSIFRLSYDPKQNPDKVLKLLKEELDRVYAWEEDFLQILPPGSYQYSFRSVTEPYLNQFRNQDHLGQFLERTVIPILQQLISQIEKVAGSEKQNEYIESLNNALPILDKYVLFHNIQDRSELYEKILKSCPDYQGWNLSGIALHLLHSALKEGTVLLGMRREEYVQDAVLSFATPLVKVQVEDWKNFEV; translated from the coding sequence ATGATTCATCTTGATCCATTCCAAAATCTCTATCAAAAATCCTCATGGAAAGGAACTTCTAACGCGGAGGGCACTCGAGTTTTTTCGGAAAATTCTCCCTTGGGAAAAAAACAAAAAGAATCGACGGATTCACTTTCACCATACTTTAAATTTCGAGGAAGGACACTTTCGCGAATTGCCTTCGGGTGTTATCGAGTGGGTTTGGAATCTCCAGAACACAAAAAGGCATTGGAACTTTCGTTTCAAGAAGGCTTCAATGTGATCGATACTTCTTCCAATTATGGAAACGGAGAAAGTGAAAGTCTTGTAGGAGAGGTTCTTAAACAGAAGATCGAGAACGGCGACTTCAAACGGGAGAATGTATTTATCATCAGCAAGGCGGGATACATTCAGGGAAAAAATCTTCAGATCGTGAGCGAACTGGAAAAAAACAACAAGGAATTTCCGGAGATCACGTACTATCAAGAAGGATGTTATCATTGTATTCATCCCGATTTTTTGGAGGATCAGCTCGAACGCTCCCGAAAACGTCTCGGTTTGGAAACGTTAGACGTCTTCTTACTCCACAATCCCGAATACTTTCTGATGGATCGAGAAAAACACAACGTTCCAAAAGATAAGGCGATCCGCGAATACTATGAAAGAATCAAAAATGCATTTCGTTTTTTAGAAAACAAACGAAACGAGGGAAAAATTTTGTATTACGGAATTTCCTCCAATACGTTTCCCGAAAATCCGGAAAAATACACGGCGACTTCGTTACTTCGTGTGATCGAAATTGCAAAGGAAATCCAAAAAGAATTCAACCTGAAAGAATCCGGTTTTGCAGTGGTTCAGTTTCCCGCGAACGTATTGGAAAGAGGATTTTTGGAATCCAAGTTTAACGGTAAATCACTGATTGAGATCATCCAAGAAAACGGACTTTTGCCCTTGGTCAACCGACCTCTCAATGCGATTGGTTCTTCGGGAAGTATATTCCGGCTTTCTTATGATCCAAAACAAAACCCGGACAAGGTCCTCAAACTTCTCAAAGAAGAATTGGATCGTGTGTATGCTTGGGAAGAGGACTTTTTACAAATCCTTCCTCCGGGTTCGTATCAATATTCGTTTCGCAGCGTAACCGAGCCGTATTTAAATCAATTTCGAAATCAGGATCATCTGGGACAATTTTTGGAACGAACCGTGATTCCGATTCTGCAGCAGTTGATCTCTCAGATTGAAAAAGTTGCGGGCTCGGAAAAACAAAACGAATACATAGAATCTCTTAACAACGCACTTCCGATTTTGGACAAATACGTATTGTTTCATAACATCCAGGATCGGAGTGAACTCTATGAGAAAATCCTAAAGTCTTGTCCGGATTATCAAGGCTGGAATCTTTCGGGAATCGCACTTCATTTACTGCATTCTGCTTTGAAGGAAGGAACGGTTTTATTGGGAATGCGTAGAGAAGAATACGTTCAAGACGCGGTTCTTTCGTTTGCGACTCCTCTCGTAAAAGTGCAGGTCGAGGATTGGAAAAACTTTGAAGTTTGA
- the lepA gene encoding translation elongation factor 4, which yields MNVQQQYIRNFSIIAHIDHGKSTLADRLLEIGHVTNDRTKKDQILDSMDIERERGITIKANNATFDYLADDGHTYTMNLLDTPGHVDFTYEVSRSLKACEGVLLIVDASQGVEAQTLANLYLAMEQDLEILPVMNKIDLPAADIEKTKIQIEESLGLDAEKAVAISAKTGLNVKAVLEAITKEIPAPQGEPDGPLKALIYDSYFDPYMGVVIKIRVFDGRIKKGDRFLIMSTGKDFTVNEVGINRISLTPTESLGAGEVGYLIAGIKKVSDAKTGDTITLFSNPTKESIPGYKEAKPMVFSGLYPINGEQFDELVDAIEKLKLNDAALVFEKESSMALGFGFRVGYLGLLHMEIVQERLEREFNLDLITTAPSVKYIIRKKNGEVEEVDNPSRFPDPIAIESTEEPYVKATVITPNEYVGNIMALANDKRGIQLDTVYLTQDKVQLTYELPLAELIFEFYDKLKSFTRGYASLDYEPSGYKVSQLVKMDILVNAEPVDALSMIVHRTKAEQRGREIIEKLKDLIPRHQFMIPIQAAVGGKILARESISALRKNVTAKCYGGDITRKKKLLEKQKEGKKRMKQIGNVEIPQEAFLAVLKTSN from the coding sequence ATGAATGTTCAGCAGCAATATATACGAAATTTTTCCATCATAGCCCATATCGATCACGGTAAATCCACTCTAGCGGACAGACTTTTGGAGATTGGTCACGTAACAAACGATCGTACTAAAAAGGATCAAATCCTGGATTCCATGGATATCGAAAGAGAAAGGGGAATCACGATCAAGGCAAACAACGCAACCTTTGACTATCTTGCCGACGACGGTCATACATATACGATGAACTTGCTCGATACCCCGGGCCACGTGGATTTTACTTACGAAGTTTCTCGTTCTCTCAAAGCCTGCGAAGGTGTTCTTTTGATCGTGGATGCGAGCCAGGGGGTGGAAGCGCAGACACTCGCGAACCTATATTTAGCTATGGAACAGGATCTGGAAATTCTTCCGGTCATGAATAAGATCGATCTTCCCGCCGCGGATATCGAGAAAACTAAAATTCAAATCGAAGAGAGTTTGGGTTTGGATGCGGAGAAGGCGGTTGCAATTTCCGCGAAAACCGGACTGAACGTAAAAGCGGTCTTAGAAGCGATTACAAAAGAAATTCCGGCTCCCCAAGGAGAACCGGACGGACCTCTCAAGGCTTTGATTTATGATTCTTATTTCGATCCGTATATGGGAGTCGTGATCAAGATCCGTGTTTTTGATGGAAGAATCAAAAAAGGGGATCGATTTTTGATCATGAGTACCGGTAAAGATTTTACGGTCAACGAAGTCGGGATCAATCGAATTTCTTTGACTCCGACCGAAAGTCTCGGAGCGGGTGAGGTGGGTTATCTCATCGCGGGAATCAAAAAAGTTTCCGATGCAAAAACCGGAGATACGATCACTCTGTTTTCCAATCCTACAAAGGAATCGATTCCTGGTTACAAGGAAGCAAAACCGATGGTTTTCTCCGGACTCTATCCGATCAACGGAGAGCAGTTTGACGAGCTTGTGGATGCGATCGAAAAATTGAAATTGAACGATGCAGCTCTTGTCTTTGAAAAAGAAAGTTCTATGGCGCTCGGGTTTGGGTTTCGTGTGGGATATCTCGGGCTTCTTCATATGGAAATCGTTCAGGAAAGATTGGAAAGAGAATTCAATCTGGATTTGATCACTACCGCTCCTTCGGTAAAATACATCATTCGGAAGAAAAATGGCGAAGTGGAAGAGGTGGATAACCCTTCCCGTTTTCCCGATCCGATTGCGATTGAATCCACGGAGGAGCCCTATGTAAAAGCCACGGTAATCACCCCAAACGAATACGTGGGAAATATCATGGCTCTTGCCAACGATAAAAGAGGAATCCAGTTGGATACAGTGTATCTAACACAGGATAAAGTTCAATTGACATACGAACTTCCTCTTGCTGAACTCATTTTCGAATTTTATGATAAACTAAAGTCTTTTACGAGGGGTTACGCTTCTTTGGATTATGAGCCTTCCGGTTACAAGGTTTCACAGTTAGTAAAGATGGATATTCTCGTAAACGCGGAACCCGTGGATGCGCTTTCGATGATCGTTCATAGAACTAAAGCGGAACAAAGAGGAAGGGAAATCATCGAAAAACTCAAGGATCTAATTCCAAGACATCAATTTATGATTCCGATTCAAGCGGCTGTCGGAGGAAAAATTCTCGCTAGAGAAAGTATTTCCGCGCTTCGTAAAAACGTTACCGCTAAGTGTTACGGAGGTGATATCACTCGTAAGAAAAAACTTCTTGAAAAACAAAAAGAAGGAAAAAAACGAATGAAGCAGATCGGGAACGTGGAAATTCCGCAAGAGGCTTTTTTGGCGGTCTTGAAAACAAGCAATTGA
- a CDS encoding alpha/beta fold hydrolase produces the protein MSEIESGFFQSGGYNLAYKIHKNGKEDALVLFHGFQDASDTFLYQFPFLSQHFDIYRFDYRGHGDSDWIREGVYHFVQTLVDVKTFLTRFLPEKFHILGHSMGGGIGARFAGLYPERIKSVVCLEGFMSIQSPEFEKKRLKAWLDTIENNEVGTKDRKNKTFSNMDEITSRLKPVYPKLDSTKIRDLAGYLTKKTESGFQWKNDPLYKRGFPFVFNPFLSRHLWECISSPTLIIYGKETHLMPENREEILSHFRHLEYVEMENAGHNMHHDQPEKLEELLNDFYKKYGFIS, from the coding sequence ATGAGCGAAATCGAAAGCGGTTTTTTTCAATCCGGTGGATACAATCTTGCGTATAAGATTCATAAAAACGGAAAAGAGGACGCGTTAGTTCTGTTTCACGGATTCCAAGATGCCTCGGACACTTTTCTTTATCAATTTCCATTTTTATCCCAACATTTCGATATATATCGATTTGATTATAGAGGTCACGGGGATTCGGATTGGATCCGGGAAGGGGTCTATCATTTTGTTCAGACATTGGTTGATGTAAAAACGTTTCTCACCCGATTTCTCCCCGAAAAATTTCATATCTTGGGACATTCCATGGGAGGAGGAATCGGCGCTCGATTTGCAGGACTCTATCCCGAACGGATCAAAAGTGTTGTTTGTCTGGAGGGATTCATGTCGATTCAGTCTCCTGAGTTTGAAAAGAAACGTCTAAAAGCTTGGTTGGATACGATCGAAAACAACGAAGTCGGAACCAAGGATCGAAAAAACAAAACTTTCTCGAACATGGATGAAATCACTTCTCGTCTCAAACCTGTCTATCCGAAGTTGGATTCCACAAAGATTCGGGATTTAGCCGGATATCTAACCAAAAAAACAGAATCGGGATTTCAGTGGAAAAACGATCCACTCTATAAAAGGGGATTTCCATTTGTTTTCAATCCTTTCTTAAGCCGTCATCTTTGGGAATGTATTTCTTCTCCCACTCTGATCATCTACGGTAAAGAAACGCATTTGATGCCTGAAAATAGAGAGGAAATTCTTTCTCATTTCAGACATTTGGAATACGTGGAGATGGAGAATGCGGGTCACAATATGCATCACGATCAGCCGGAAAAATTGGAAGAATTATTAAACGACTTTTATAAAAAATACGGTTTTATTTCCTAA
- a CDS encoding 1-aminocyclopropane-1-carboxylate deaminase, protein MNFLQTYLSSGLSNLSTQTVFENSHSKLSILRDDRLSFGMGTKFRKFWGIHSDLEKKKIKKVVLQGELHSNALTAFAFLFYNFGYKVRTLCYTRDKIRISANSIFVKKNSHFLEKWDSRSNWKNAVEQIQIDKESEVLIPEYGLILSASNSLHTIWKQIRVEEWDSLIIDLGSGLTWLSAKCFYQNQIPIYGISIGLSKKKMIPWLEEKRNSLGLENFPIKESFVLESGFRQGFGSLNSNILEYCNSFYLKSGIPIEPIYSGRSLFAIEKKMEQGELIGKILYLHQGGLWNFLDALLAKKDRL, encoded by the coding sequence TTGAACTTCTTACAAACGTATTTATCATCCGGTCTTTCGAACCTTTCGACTCAAACGGTTTTTGAGAATTCTCATTCTAAACTTTCAATCTTAAGAGACGATCGTCTTTCTTTTGGAATGGGAACCAAGTTTCGAAAATTCTGGGGAATTCATTCTGACCTTGAAAAAAAGAAAATCAAAAAGGTCGTTTTGCAAGGGGAACTACATAGCAACGCGTTAACCGCCTTTGCTTTTCTTTTTTACAATTTTGGCTATAAAGTTCGAACGCTTTGTTATACGAGAGACAAAATCCGAATTAGCGCAAATTCCATTTTTGTAAAAAAAAATTCTCATTTTTTAGAAAAATGGGATTCTCGATCGAATTGGAAGAATGCAGTCGAGCAGATACAAATCGACAAAGAATCGGAGGTTTTGATCCCGGAATACGGATTGATTCTCTCGGCTTCAAATTCTTTACATACAATCTGGAAACAGATTCGGGTTGAAGAATGGGATTCTTTGATCATCGATCTCGGATCCGGTCTTACCTGGCTTTCTGCAAAATGTTTTTATCAAAATCAGATCCCTATTTATGGAATTAGCATCGGTCTTTCCAAAAAAAAAATGATACCATGGCTTGAGGAAAAACGAAACTCCTTAGGATTGGAAAATTTTCCGATCAAAGAATCGTTTGTCTTGGAATCTGGGTTTAGGCAAGGATTCGGGTCACTAAACTCGAATATTTTAGAATATTGTAATTCTTTTTATCTGAAATCGGGAATTCCGATCGAACCGATCTATTCTGGAAGGTCCCTTTTTGCGATTGAGAAAAAAATGGAACAGGGCGAGTTGATCGGTAAGATTTTGTATCTTCATCAAGGCGGGCTTTGGAATTTTTTAGACGCCTTACTTGCAAAAAAAGATCGATTGTAA
- a CDS encoding fumarate reductase/succinate dehydrogenase flavoprotein subunit: MSLDSKIPSGSIEQKWSNHKADIKLVNPANKRKFNIIVVGSGLAGASASATLAELGYNVKTFCFQDSPRRAHSIAAQGGINAAKNYQNDGDSVHRLFYDTVKGGDFRAREANVHRLAEVSVNIIDQCVAQGVPFAREYGGHLANRSFGGAQVSRTFYAKGQTGQQLLLGAYSALSRQIGLGAVKMYPRTEMVELIVVDGHAKGIVVRDLVTGKLSTHMADAVVLGTGGYGNVFFLSTNAKNCNVTATWKAHKKGAFFANPCYTQIHPTCIPVSGDHQSKLTLMSESLRNDGRIWVPKSKGDKRNPADIPESERDYYLERKYPSYGNLSPRDIASRAAKEACDAGLGVGESGQGVYLDFADSIRRLGEPKIRDRYENLFQMYEQITGENPYKQPMRIYPAVHYTMGGLWVDYNLMSNLPGLFVIGEANFSDHGANRLGASALMQGLADGYFILPYTIGNYLAGAGFNSRPSEDHPEAKKALSDAEETTKKFLSIKGKRTVDSFHRELGKLMWDKCGMARNDKGLKEAIAKIPQIREEFWQNVNVPGSGAELNQSLEKAGRVADFLEFGELLCLDALTREESCGGHFREEYQEEGEAKRNDDKFCHATAWEFNGVGKKPTEHREKLEFENVHLATRSYK; the protein is encoded by the coding sequence ATGAGTTTAGATTCTAAGATTCCAAGCGGCTCCATTGAACAAAAATGGTCCAATCACAAAGCCGATATCAAATTAGTAAACCCCGCGAATAAGAGAAAATTCAACATCATCGTAGTGGGTTCCGGTCTTGCAGGAGCTTCGGCATCCGCTACTCTCGCGGAACTCGGATACAACGTAAAAACTTTCTGCTTCCAAGACAGTCCCCGCAGAGCCCACAGTATCGCGGCTCAGGGTGGAATCAACGCGGCAAAGAATTATCAAAACGACGGGGACTCCGTCCACAGATTGTTTTATGATACGGTAAAAGGTGGAGACTTTCGCGCAAGAGAGGCTAACGTGCATCGTCTCGCGGAAGTTTCGGTAAACATCATTGATCAGTGTGTGGCACAAGGTGTTCCTTTTGCGAGAGAATACGGCGGTCACCTGGCAAACCGTTCTTTCGGTGGAGCGCAGGTTTCCAGAACCTTCTACGCAAAAGGTCAAACCGGACAACAGCTTTTATTGGGAGCCTATTCCGCTCTTTCTCGTCAGATCGGACTCGGTGCGGTGAAGATGTATCCAAGAACCGAAATGGTGGAACTCATCGTTGTCGACGGTCATGCAAAAGGAATCGTGGTTCGCGACTTAGTCACAGGAAAACTTTCCACTCACATGGCCGATGCGGTCGTGCTTGGAACCGGCGGATACGGAAACGTATTCTTTCTTTCCACAAACGCAAAAAATTGTAACGTAACCGCGACTTGGAAGGCGCACAAAAAAGGCGCATTCTTCGCAAACCCTTGTTATACGCAAATTCACCCGACTTGCATTCCGGTATCCGGAGATCATCAGTCCAAGTTGACTCTGATGTCCGAGTCTCTCAGAAACGACGGAAGAATCTGGGTTCCAAAAAGCAAAGGCGACAAACGCAATCCTGCGGATATTCCCGAAAGTGAAAGAGATTATTACTTAGAAAGAAAGTATCCGAGTTACGGAAACCTTTCTCCTCGTGATATCGCTTCCCGCGCCGCCAAAGAAGCCTGCGACGCAGGACTTGGTGTGGGAGAATCCGGACAAGGTGTGTATCTGGATTTTGCGGATTCGATTCGTAGATTAGGAGAACCTAAAATACGAGATCGTTACGAAAATCTTTTTCAGATGTATGAACAGATCACCGGCGAAAATCCTTACAAACAACCGATGAGAATTTATCCTGCGGTTCACTACACCATGGGCGGACTTTGGGTGGATTACAATCTCATGAGTAACCTCCCCGGATTGTTCGTAATCGGAGAAGCAAACTTCTCGGATCACGGCGCAAACCGTCTCGGTGCTTCGGCGTTGATGCAGGGACTCGCGGACGGATACTTCATTCTTCCTTATACGATCGGAAACTATCTCGCAGGAGCCGGATTCAATTCCCGTCCGAGCGAAGATCATCCGGAAGCGAAGAAGGCACTCTCTGACGCGGAAGAAACTACGAAAAAATTTCTTTCCATCAAAGGAAAAAGGACCGTAGATTCTTTTCATAGAGAACTCGGAAAACTCATGTGGGATAAGTGCGGAATGGCGCGTAACGACAAAGGTTTAAAAGAGGCGATCGCGAAGATTCCCCAAATCAGAGAAGAATTCTGGCAGAACGTAAACGTTCCGGGAAGCGGAGCAGAACTCAATCAATCCCTCGAAAAAGCGGGTCGAGTCGCTGACTTCTTAGAATTCGGAGAGTTACTCTGTCTCGACGCTCTCACAAGAGAAGAATCCTGCGGCGGACACTTTAGAGAAGAATACCAAGAAGAAGGCGAAGCAAAACGGAACGACGATAAGTTCTGTCATGCAACCGCCTGGGAATTCAACGGAGTCGGAAAAAAACCAACCGAACACAGGGAAAAATTAGAGTTTGAAAACGTTCACCTCGCCACAAGGAGTTATAAATAA
- a CDS encoding DUF1640 domain-containing protein has product MDFSFLPVYALLLSVIIGFGSLFGFLRLLWKDINGKFKEFQSELKSDISGLRTELKSDISGLRTELKSDISELRTEFKIDIQRVDKNIFYLRKRMDVLVDSLALRFLASSAAPSSKNNS; this is encoded by the coding sequence ATGGATTTCTCTTTTCTTCCAGTCTACGCTCTCCTTTTGTCGGTAATCATCGGTTTCGGTTCTCTTTTTGGTTTTCTCCGTCTTTTGTGGAAAGACATCAATGGTAAATTTAAAGAATTCCAATCTGAGTTGAAATCGGACATCTCCGGGCTTCGTACCGAACTGAAATCGGACATCTCCGGGCTTCGGACTGAACTGAAATCGGACATCTCTGAGCTTCGGACTGAATTTAAAATCGACATTCAAAGGGTGGATAAAAACATTTTTTATCTAAGAAAGAGAATGGATGTTTTGGTGGATAGTTTGGCGTTGCGTTTTCTCGCGAGCTCCGCCGCTCCTTCTAGTAAAAACAACTCCTGA
- a CDS encoding succinate dehydrogenase/fumarate reductase iron-sulfur subunit, producing MDLKLKVWRQKSGEEKGKIVDYDAKDVSPNMSFLEMLDVVNEDLITKGDDPIAFEHDCREGICGSCNLMINGQAHGPHQGVTSCQLHMRSFKDGDTVYVEPWRAKAFPVIKDLVVDRSAFDRIIQSGGFVSINTGGAPDANALPIPKVDADIAMDAATCIGCGACVASCKNASAMLFVSAKITHLGLLPQGKVEQKERVKKMINAMDKEGFGNCTNQYECEAVCPKSIKRDFIRRMNRDYILS from the coding sequence ATGGATCTGAAACTCAAAGTCTGGAGACAAAAAAGCGGAGAAGAAAAGGGAAAGATCGTAGACTACGACGCAAAGGATGTTTCCCCGAATATGTCCTTCTTGGAAATGTTGGACGTGGTAAACGAAGACCTGATCACCAAAGGAGACGATCCGATCGCTTTCGAACACGATTGTCGCGAAGGAATCTGCGGATCCTGTAACCTGATGATTAACGGACAAGCACACGGACCTCACCAAGGAGTCACCTCCTGTCAGTTACACATGCGTTCCTTCAAGGACGGAGATACCGTTTATGTCGAACCTTGGAGAGCGAAAGCGTTTCCTGTGATCAAGGATCTCGTGGTAGATCGCAGCGCGTTTGATCGAATCATCCAGTCGGGTGGTTTCGTAAGTATCAACACCGGAGGCGCTCCGGATGCAAACGCATTACCGATTCCTAAAGTAGACGCGGACATCGCGATGGATGCGGCAACTTGTATCGGATGCGGCGCTTGCGTGGCTTCTTGTAAGAATGCAAGCGCGATGTTGTTCGTATCCGCGAAGATCACGCACCTCGGTCTTTTACCACAAGGAAAGGTGGAACAAAAAGAACGTGTGAAAAAAATGATCAACGCGATGGACAAGGAAGGTTTTGGGAACTGCACAAACCAATACGAGTGCGAAGCGGTTTGTCCAAAATCGATCAAGAGAGATTTTATCCGGAGGATGAACCGGGATTATATCCTTTCTTAA
- a CDS encoding DUF309 domain-containing protein, which yields MKFDPAIVALFDVITATPDPEKTVDFAYQNAKQLFQRGKYFEAHEVLEFQWKKDFGPRKTFLQGIIQLSVSLHKIFVKPNGRGSRMQATKAKEKLESILHSPALSEVGRRETLELLSSLDRILGLYNGDELLIEKVSTFSIPTIPEDWRELFKG from the coding sequence TTGAAGTTTGATCCGGCAATCGTGGCTCTTTTCGATGTCATCACCGCGACTCCCGATCCGGAAAAAACCGTGGACTTTGCGTATCAAAATGCAAAACAATTATTCCAGCGCGGAAAATACTTTGAAGCGCACGAAGTATTGGAATTCCAATGGAAAAAGGATTTTGGGCCGAGAAAAACTTTTTTACAGGGAATCATACAACTCTCGGTTTCTCTTCATAAAATTTTTGTCAAACCCAACGGACGCGGTTCCAGGATGCAGGCTACAAAGGCCAAGGAAAAGTTGGAATCGATCTTACATTCTCCCGCTTTAAGCGAAGTCGGAAGACGGGAAACGTTAGAACTGCTTTCTTCCTTGGATAGAATTTTGGGTCTTTACAACGGAGACGAACTCCTTATAGAAAAAGTTTCTACTTTCAGTATTCCGACCATTCCGGAAGACTGGCGAGAATTATTTAAGGGATGA
- a CDS encoding succinate dehydrogenase cytochrome b subunit, whose product MDLKAGYLRSSIGRKTLVAVTGLVYFGFVVVHMLGNLQIFLGQEKINAYGQSLRDIAPLLWVARIVLIVSFIIHVYYAITLSIENKDARPIAYSKQKTVQASLASRTMALTGLLILSFITYHLLHFTLGVTNPDQFSMTDSKGRHDVYTMVVLGFQNPIVAGSYIIAMILLASHISHGVSSVFQTLGFSTPELSPKIKAGAILFALLIFVGNTSIPLSILLGYVHP is encoded by the coding sequence ATGGATTTAAAGGCTGGATATCTCCGGTCTTCCATCGGGAGAAAAACTCTCGTGGCGGTTACCGGACTTGTTTATTTCGGCTTTGTTGTTGTTCATATGCTGGGGAATCTTCAGATCTTCCTCGGACAAGAAAAAATCAACGCATATGGCCAATCGCTTAGGGACATTGCCCCTCTTCTCTGGGTAGCCAGAATTGTTCTGATCGTCAGTTTTATCATTCACGTCTACTACGCGATAACGCTTTCGATCGAAAACAAAGATGCTCGCCCGATCGCTTACTCAAAACAGAAAACGGTTCAGGCATCTCTTGCTTCCAGAACCATGGCTCTTACGGGTCTTCTGATTCTCTCCTTTATCACCTATCACCTTCTTCACTTCACCTTGGGAGTCACCAATCCGGATCAGTTTTCGATGACCGATTCCAAAGGAAGACACGACGTTTATACGATGGTGGTTCTCGGTTTTCAAAACCCGATCGTAGCCGGTTCTTATATCATAGCGATGATATTACTCGCATCCCATATCAGCCACGGTGTCTCCAGCGTTTTTCAAACCCTGGGTTTCAGTACTCCCGAGCTCAGCCCAAAGATCAAAGCGGGAGCGATTTTGTTTGCTCTGCTTATTTTCGTTGGAAACACTTCTATCCCGCTTTCGATTTTGCTGGGATACGTTCATCCGTAA